The following proteins come from a genomic window of Ilumatobacter coccineus YM16-304:
- a CDS encoding PaaI family thioesterase encodes MARIRLHNDDLGYETNCFVCEPTNDSGLRIPFFHDTEASLVTAEFTLGTAFSGAPTMLHGGVTLAVLDEAMAWACIAIARQWAVTSETSTRFHRAVHVDKPHIVEAEVAEQTDSEIVAVGRVLDVRGVVRAEARATYTALGEAQIKRAVGLADDAELDSSMRLD; translated from the coding sequence GTGGCTCGAATACGACTGCACAACGACGACCTCGGGTACGAGACGAACTGTTTCGTGTGCGAACCCACGAACGATTCCGGCCTGCGCATCCCGTTCTTCCACGACACCGAGGCATCGCTCGTGACCGCCGAGTTCACCCTCGGCACGGCGTTCTCCGGAGCGCCGACGATGCTGCACGGCGGCGTCACCCTCGCTGTGCTCGACGAGGCGATGGCCTGGGCGTGCATCGCGATCGCACGACAGTGGGCGGTCACGTCCGAGACGTCGACTCGGTTTCATCGCGCCGTCCACGTCGACAAACCGCACATCGTCGAAGCCGAGGTCGCCGAGCAGACCGACAGCGAGATCGTCGCCGTGGGGCGCGTGCTCGACGTTCGAGGTGTCGTCCGTGCCGAGGCCCGAGCGACCTACACCGCACTCGGTGAAGCGCAGATCAAGCGCGCCGTGGGACTCGCCGACGACGCCGAACTCGACTCGTCGATGCGTCTCGACTGA
- a CDS encoding NAD+ synthase, with protein MTVLRIALAQLNPTVGDLDGNLRKLSDAYDEAEAAGCDIVAFPELSTTGYPPEDLVLKPGFVDDNLEMLGKFAARTRRCAAVIGFVDQDRDIYNAAAVCAGGEVLGTYRKRLLPNNTVFDEQRYFTPGDETDPLELYVIGGVKVGISICEDIWSASGPVATQAAAGAEVNININGSPYSINKGERRERMLATRAADSHCAVVYVNQVGGQDELVFDGGSLAFDHEGTLLGRACQFEEELMIVDVPVPPVYRKRLLDPRGRATGEMLPTVEVSAAPVTNDFALASPVAEPLDADRELYDALVLGTRDYCRKNGFSDVVIGLSGGIDSSIIAAIAVDALGAEHVHGVSMPSRYSSDHSKSDAQLLAEALDIDFRTISIEPAFSAYIDMLEPSFEGREPGLTYENIQSRCRGQLLMALSNEFGWMVLTTGNKSEVAVGYFTIYGDSVGGYAAIKDVLKTRVYDLCRYVNQREGREIIPENVITKPPSAELRPDQRDDDSLPPYEVLDPILELYVEDDRTAGEIIELGHDEAIVRRVTRLVDVAEYKRRQCPPGVRVSRKAFGKDRRMPITSGYRG; from the coding sequence GTGACCGTGTTGCGTATCGCCCTGGCCCAGCTGAACCCGACGGTGGGCGACCTCGACGGCAACCTCCGCAAGCTCAGCGACGCCTACGACGAAGCCGAAGCAGCGGGCTGCGACATCGTGGCGTTCCCCGAGCTGTCGACCACGGGCTACCCGCCCGAAGACCTCGTGCTCAAGCCGGGCTTCGTCGACGACAACCTCGAGATGCTCGGCAAGTTCGCCGCCCGCACCCGACGCTGTGCCGCGGTCATCGGGTTCGTCGACCAGGATCGCGACATCTACAACGCGGCAGCGGTCTGTGCCGGCGGCGAGGTGCTCGGCACCTATCGCAAACGCCTGCTTCCGAACAACACCGTGTTCGACGAGCAGCGCTACTTCACGCCCGGCGACGAGACCGACCCGCTCGAGCTGTACGTGATCGGTGGCGTCAAGGTCGGCATCTCGATCTGCGAAGACATCTGGAGCGCCTCCGGGCCGGTCGCCACGCAGGCCGCAGCGGGTGCCGAGGTCAACATCAACATCAACGGTTCTCCGTACTCGATCAACAAGGGTGAGCGACGCGAACGGATGCTCGCCACGCGCGCCGCCGACTCGCACTGCGCCGTCGTCTACGTCAACCAGGTCGGCGGTCAGGACGAACTCGTCTTCGACGGAGGATCGCTCGCGTTCGACCACGAGGGCACCCTGCTCGGGCGTGCGTGTCAGTTCGAGGAAGAACTGATGATCGTCGACGTGCCGGTGCCACCCGTCTACCGCAAGCGCCTGCTCGACCCGCGTGGTCGCGCCACCGGCGAAATGCTGCCGACCGTCGAGGTGTCGGCCGCACCGGTCACGAACGACTTTGCGCTCGCCTCGCCGGTCGCCGAACCGCTCGACGCCGACCGTGAGCTGTACGACGCGCTCGTGCTCGGCACCCGTGACTACTGCCGCAAGAACGGCTTCTCCGACGTGGTGATCGGCCTCTCGGGCGGCATCGACTCGTCGATCATCGCCGCCATCGCCGTCGACGCCCTCGGCGCCGAACACGTCCACGGTGTCTCGATGCCGTCGCGATACTCGTCCGATCACTCGAAGTCCGACGCACAGTTGCTCGCCGAAGCGCTCGACATCGACTTCCGCACCATCTCGATCGAACCGGCGTTCAGCGCCTACATCGACATGCTCGAACCGTCGTTCGAGGGCCGCGAGCCGGGCCTCACCTACGAGAACATCCAGTCGCGCTGCCGAGGCCAACTGCTGATGGCGCTGTCGAACGAGTTCGGCTGGATGGTGCTCACCACCGGCAACAAGAGCGAGGTCGCCGTCGGCTACTTCACCATTTACGGCGACTCGGTGGGGGGCTACGCCGCCATCAAAGACGTGCTCAAGACCCGCGTGTACGACCTGTGTCGCTACGTCAACCAGCGTGAAGGTCGCGAGATCATCCCCGAGAACGTCATCACCAAGCCACCGTCGGCCGAGCTCCGCCCAGACCAGCGCGACGACGACAGCCTCCCGCCCTACGAGGTGCTCGATCCGATCCTCGAGCTGTACGTCGAAGACGACCGCACGGCAGGCGAGATCATCGAACTCGGTCACGACGAGGCCATAGTGCGACGGGTCACGCGGCTCGTCGACGTCGCCGAATACAAGCGCCGTCAGTGTCCCCCTGGCGTACGCGTGAGTCGCAAGGCGTTCGGCAAAGACCGCCGCATGCCCATCACCAGCGGTTACCGAGGTTGA
- a CDS encoding ABC transporter ATP-binding protein, producing the protein MTTTSVTTALEMTDVRKVYKMGDGSEVVALDHASLTLGSDEIVALVGPSGSGKTTLCSIAGGILSATSGTIVVGGEDISDHSAKELTAFRQDKVGFVFQSVNLVPFLNARENLLVVDELGKRTGAAAKERADQLLEELGLGDRAKNLPSQLSGGQRQRVAIGRALMNDPSLVLFDEPTSALDTKLGEQVMELIRNEMKSRGTAAIVVTHDERITHFCDRSVYITDGRLDA; encoded by the coding sequence ATGACGACCACGTCCGTCACCACCGCGCTCGAGATGACCGATGTCCGCAAGGTCTACAAGATGGGCGACGGCTCCGAGGTCGTCGCGCTCGACCACGCCAGCCTCACGCTCGGCAGCGACGAGATCGTGGCGCTCGTCGGCCCGTCGGGCTCGGGCAAGACCACGCTCTGCTCGATCGCCGGCGGCATCCTCTCGGCCACGTCGGGCACCATCGTCGTCGGCGGCGAGGACATCTCCGACCACAGCGCGAAGGAACTCACCGCGTTCCGACAAGACAAGGTCGGCTTCGTGTTCCAGTCGGTCAACCTGGTTCCGTTCCTCAACGCTCGTGAGAACCTGCTCGTCGTCGACGAGCTCGGCAAGCGCACCGGTGCGGCGGCCAAGGAGCGGGCCGATCAGTTGCTCGAAGAACTCGGCTTGGGTGATCGGGCCAAGAACCTGCCGTCGCAACTCTCCGGCGGTCAGCGTCAGCGCGTCGCGATCGGCCGCGCGCTCATGAACGATCCGTCGCTGGTGTTGTTCGACGAGCCGACCTCGGCGCTCGACACCAAGCTGGGCGAGCAGGTGATGGAACTCATCCGCAACGAGATGAAGTCGCGAGGCACCGCAGCCATCGTCGTGACGCACGACGAACGGATCACACACTTCTGCGATCGCAGCGTCTACATCACCGACGGCCGACTCGACGCCTGA
- a CDS encoding ABC transporter permease: protein MKLALLELRRQPGRFAAATLILTLIAILLMFLGGLLDGLIASSTGAIRAQDADSIVYSDTAQASFVRSRIDPDVRAQVEAVEGVTEVGGIGNVQLGARVPGKGPRDLAGVALFGYELAPDGVPEPPPDGQAWADDVLEADGVEVGMIIELGPARSKIEIVGFVSDISFNGQGSLWASPTTWREVLSENRPDARLGDDVFQALVVRGSGSDLPAAIDAATDGGTESFTVSAAIDAIPGVSEQTSTFNQIIGVTVAIALVVIGLFFALLTVERTSLYGVLKALGARSSTIFAGLVVQAVVLTAIAASIAGALVIVLDLLLPPGSIPLLVTPTRIVTSTVLLVVAAILGCSFSLRRVLRIDPASAIGTTS from the coding sequence GTGAAACTCGCGCTTCTCGAACTCCGTCGCCAACCGGGTCGGTTCGCCGCGGCGACGCTGATCCTCACCCTGATCGCCATCCTGCTGATGTTCCTCGGCGGGCTGCTCGACGGGCTGATCGCCTCGTCGACGGGGGCCATCCGAGCGCAGGACGCCGACTCGATCGTGTACTCCGACACCGCCCAGGCCTCGTTCGTCCGGAGCCGTATCGACCCGGATGTACGCGCGCAGGTCGAAGCGGTCGAGGGGGTCACCGAGGTCGGCGGCATCGGCAACGTTCAGCTCGGGGCACGCGTTCCGGGCAAGGGGCCGCGCGATCTCGCCGGTGTCGCGTTGTTCGGCTACGAGCTCGCTCCCGACGGGGTTCCCGAGCCGCCGCCCGATGGGCAGGCGTGGGCCGACGACGTGCTCGAAGCCGACGGCGTCGAGGTCGGGATGATCATCGAACTCGGACCTGCACGGTCGAAGATCGAGATCGTCGGTTTCGTCAGCGACATCAGCTTCAACGGCCAGGGGAGCCTGTGGGCGTCGCCGACGACGTGGCGTGAGGTGTTGAGCGAGAACCGTCCCGACGCTCGTCTCGGCGACGACGTGTTCCAAGCGCTCGTGGTGCGCGGGTCGGGTTCCGATCTGCCGGCGGCGATCGACGCTGCGACCGACGGTGGCACCGAGTCGTTCACGGTGTCGGCGGCGATCGACGCGATCCCGGGCGTGTCGGAGCAGACCTCGACGTTCAACCAGATCATCGGCGTCACCGTGGCGATCGCGCTCGTCGTCATCGGGCTGTTCTTCGCGTTGCTCACCGTCGAGCGCACCAGCCTGTACGGCGTGCTCAAAGCGCTCGGGGCGAGGTCGTCGACGATCTTCGCGGGGCTCGTCGTGCAAGCGGTCGTGCTCACCGCGATCGCGGCATCGATCGCCGGCGCGCTCGTCATCGTGCTCGACCTACTGCTGCCGCCCGGGTCGATCCCGCTGCTCGTCACACCGACGCGCATCGTCACCAGCACCGTGCTGCTCGTGGTGGCGGCGATCCTCGGCTGTTCGTTCTCGCTCCGGCGAGTGCTTCGCATCGACCCCGCCTCGGCGATCGGCACCACGTCGTGA
- a CDS encoding ABC transporter permease codes for MFLAFKEMARSKVRFLLLVAAIALLVFLILFQQSLQNGLINGFIGAIREQNAPVLVYSVDGQRVLQGSVITPDLDELVRSADGVGDVGRIGQGTFTAVPSGNADGEAFDTTIIGYELGPDGDGIGAPSSVSDGRLPAADGEAVVSDADVQLGYGVGDIVTLLPGEQQIEIVGVADNAQLNVSPTLFVSYDTYVESVQSVNPDAGTPLPNVLGVVPADGVTAAEVVTSINAQSLDLDALTRDDAAAETPGVSQVQQSFNIIFLLYGIVVPCVTGLFFLIVTFQKANSLTLLRAIGAPAGRLVAALLIQVVVIIGAGLVVGTLLYYPVSQGDLGGLALDFETGAVVFWSVLLLVLGVASSLIAAKRVLAIDPIEATTGQGVGS; via the coding sequence GTGTTCCTCGCGTTCAAGGAGATGGCCCGATCGAAGGTCCGGTTCCTCCTCCTGGTGGCGGCCATCGCCCTGCTGGTGTTCCTGATCCTGTTCCAGCAATCGCTGCAGAACGGGTTGATCAACGGGTTCATCGGAGCGATTCGCGAGCAGAACGCACCGGTGCTCGTCTACAGCGTCGACGGTCAGCGGGTGCTGCAGGGCAGTGTCATCACGCCCGATCTCGACGAACTGGTCCGCTCGGCCGATGGCGTCGGCGACGTCGGACGCATCGGGCAGGGCACCTTCACGGCGGTGCCGAGCGGCAACGCCGATGGCGAGGCGTTCGACACGACGATCATCGGTTACGAGCTCGGGCCCGACGGCGACGGGATCGGCGCGCCGAGCTCGGTGTCGGACGGCCGACTGCCGGCTGCCGACGGCGAGGCCGTGGTGAGCGATGCCGACGTGCAACTGGGCTACGGCGTCGGCGACATCGTCACGCTCCTGCCCGGCGAACAGCAGATCGAGATCGTCGGTGTGGCCGACAATGCGCAGCTGAACGTGTCGCCCACCCTGTTCGTGTCGTACGACACCTACGTCGAGTCGGTGCAGAGCGTCAATCCCGACGCAGGTACGCCGCTGCCCAACGTGCTCGGCGTGGTGCCCGCCGACGGTGTCACCGCCGCGGAGGTGGTGACGTCGATCAACGCGCAGTCGCTCGATCTCGACGCACTCACCCGCGACGACGCGGCCGCCGAGACGCCCGGTGTCTCACAGGTCCAGCAGTCGTTCAACATCATCTTCCTGCTGTACGGCATCGTCGTCCCCTGCGTCACCGGGTTGTTCTTCCTGATCGTCACGTTCCAGAAGGCGAACTCGCTGACGTTGCTGCGAGCCATCGGCGCGCCCGCCGGTCGCCTCGTCGCCGCGCTGTTGATCCAGGTGGTGGTGATCATCGGCGCGGGCCTCGTCGTCGGCACGCTGCTCTACTACCCGGTCTCGCAAGGCGATCTCGGCGGACTCGCACTCGACTTCGAGACGGGCGCCGTCGTGTTCTGGTCGGTGCTCCTGCTCGTGCTCGGGGTGGCGAGTTCGCTCATCGCCGCGAAGCGTGTGCTGGCGATCGATCCGATCGAGGCGACCACCGGGCAGGGGGTCGGCTCGTGA
- a CDS encoding penicillin acylase family protein has translation MLLGGAMLVAACTPSEGPKSIPLPTSPDTTTTTTTTTTTTTTSTTTTTLEPATYEATIRRTTDGVPHISGRNLADVSFGQGYVSGGDYGCTLVDQILKVKGERSANLGPGANGENVESDFAWRAIGIASIAAGDFAAASPGVVDQFDAFASGWNQHLADRGDDGLTGWCAGADWVRPIEAVEVYAYARSVALLASSANLTDFIASAQPPVVDAAVAETSQAPLEGTPSETEARVPDFSRIAPVDFGSNAWAIGADRVEGGTGAMLVANPHFPWEGELRFAEAHLTVDGEIDIYGAQLSGLPGIGIGFTDEVAWSHTVSAGNRFTAYLLTLSPDSPTTYLVDGEPREMVATDHTIEILRADGTIDTETRTLYSSHYGPILDFPGLGWNDSQVLTYRDANIDNDEFIEFYRDLVDVTDLDDLIATHELHQAVPLFNTVAAGADGRAWYADTAATPNLSTEAELVYLSKLLEGDLLTTVARDNGVVLLDGSDSRFDWEVVDGARDPGLVPFGEMPMVERTDYVFNANDSYWVPSAEFTLDGTFSILHGEQNIPQSLRTRQNAAVLSAANTLGLAGDDGLWSADELRDATLDNKAQSAVLLRQPVVAACQANPLVEVDEVLDQDGAVALPAEVVDLSAACEVLGAWDGRYDLDSAGPVLWRETLSRFSRADRTDTGLLFGDEFVPESPVTTPASLSDDITPVLTALARAVQTMTKAGFGLESTLGAAQFTERSGNRIPLHGGTDIDGTTNIVTWSTNNSSTEPGPVRGDRVAPDGSLRGDGYPVNFGTSFVMVVDFSSGEPQASALLTYGQTGNRDAPEFESQTVRFSEKNWRPVLLTDDEIAADPELTELVVRQP, from the coding sequence ATGTTGCTCGGCGGAGCGATGCTCGTCGCGGCGTGCACCCCGAGTGAAGGCCCGAAGTCGATTCCGCTGCCGACCTCGCCCGACACCACGACCACCACCACGACCACCACCACGACGACCACGACGAGCACGACCACCACGACGCTCGAACCGGCCACCTACGAGGCGACGATCCGGCGAACGACCGACGGGGTGCCGCACATCAGCGGACGCAACCTCGCCGATGTCTCGTTCGGTCAGGGATACGTCAGCGGCGGCGACTACGGCTGCACGCTCGTCGATCAGATCCTCAAGGTCAAAGGCGAACGGTCGGCCAACCTCGGCCCCGGCGCCAACGGCGAGAACGTCGAGAGCGACTTCGCGTGGCGAGCGATCGGCATTGCATCGATCGCCGCCGGCGACTTCGCAGCGGCCTCCCCCGGCGTCGTCGACCAGTTCGACGCGTTCGCCAGCGGATGGAACCAGCATCTCGCCGACCGCGGCGACGACGGCCTGACCGGATGGTGTGCCGGCGCCGACTGGGTCCGACCGATCGAAGCCGTCGAGGTCTACGCCTACGCACGGTCGGTGGCCCTCCTGGCGAGCAGCGCCAACCTCACCGACTTCATCGCCTCGGCGCAGCCTCCCGTCGTCGACGCAGCGGTCGCCGAGACCTCGCAGGCGCCGCTCGAAGGAACACCGAGCGAGACCGAAGCCCGCGTTCCCGACTTCTCTCGCATCGCCCCCGTCGACTTCGGCAGCAACGCGTGGGCGATCGGCGCCGATCGAGTCGAAGGCGGCACGGGCGCGATGCTCGTCGCCAACCCGCACTTCCCGTGGGAAGGCGAGCTCCGATTCGCCGAGGCGCACCTCACCGTCGACGGCGAGATCGACATCTACGGAGCGCAGCTCAGCGGCCTGCCCGGCATCGGCATCGGTTTCACCGACGAGGTCGCGTGGTCGCACACGGTGTCGGCCGGCAACCGCTTCACCGCCTACCTCCTCACGTTGAGCCCCGATTCACCCACGACCTACCTCGTCGACGGCGAGCCGCGTGAGATGGTCGCCACCGACCACACCATCGAGATCCTGCGCGCCGACGGCACGATCGACACCGAGACCCGCACGCTCTACTCGAGCCACTATGGCCCGATCCTCGACTTCCCCGGCCTCGGCTGGAACGACTCGCAGGTGCTCACCTATCGCGACGCCAACATCGACAACGACGAGTTCATCGAGTTCTACCGCGACCTCGTCGACGTCACCGATCTCGACGACCTGATCGCCACGCACGAACTCCACCAGGCGGTTCCGCTGTTCAACACCGTCGCCGCCGGTGCCGACGGACGCGCCTGGTACGCCGACACGGCCGCCACGCCGAACCTGTCGACCGAAGCCGAGCTGGTGTACCTGTCGAAACTGCTCGAAGGCGATCTGCTCACCACGGTGGCCCGCGACAACGGCGTCGTGCTGCTCGACGGCTCCGACAGCCGCTTCGACTGGGAGGTCGTCGACGGAGCGCGTGACCCCGGCCTCGTTCCGTTCGGCGAGATGCCGATGGTCGAGCGGACCGACTACGTGTTCAACGCGAACGACAGCTACTGGGTGCCATCGGCCGAGTTCACCCTCGACGGCACGTTCTCGATCCTGCACGGCGAGCAGAACATCCCGCAGTCGCTGCGCACTCGGCAGAACGCGGCCGTCCTGTCGGCTGCCAACACGCTCGGACTCGCGGGTGACGACGGGCTCTGGTCAGCCGACGAACTGCGCGACGCCACGCTCGACAACAAGGCGCAGAGCGCCGTGCTGCTTCGTCAGCCGGTCGTCGCTGCGTGCCAGGCGAACCCGCTCGTCGAGGTCGATGAAGTGCTCGACCAAGACGGCGCGGTCGCACTTCCGGCCGAGGTCGTCGACCTCTCCGCCGCGTGCGAGGTGCTCGGTGCGTGGGACGGGCGCTACGACCTCGACAGCGCCGGCCCCGTTCTCTGGCGTGAGACGTTGAGCCGTTTCTCGCGTGCCGATCGCACCGACACGGGTCTGTTGTTCGGCGACGAGTTCGTACCCGAGTCACCGGTCACCACGCCCGCATCGCTGTCCGACGACATCACGCCGGTGCTCACCGCACTCGCTCGGGCGGTACAGACCATGACGAAGGCGGGTTTCGGGCTCGAGTCGACGCTCGGCGCGGCACAGTTCACCGAGCGCTCCGGCAATCGCATCCCGCTGCACGGCGGCACCGACATCGACGGCACCACCAACATCGTCACGTGGTCGACCAACAACTCCTCCACCGAGCCCGGCCCGGTGCGTGGCGACCGCGTCGCCCCCGACGGTTCGCTGCGCGGCGACGGCTACCCGGTCAACTTCGGTACGAGCTTCGTCATGGTGGTCGACTTCTCGTCGGGCGAGCCGCAAGCCTCGGCGCTGCTCACCTACGGCCAGACGGGCAATCGCGACGCACCCGAGTTCGAGAGCCAGACGGTTCGCTTCAGCGAGAAGAACTGGCGTCCGGTGCTGCTCACCGACGACGAGATCGCCGCCGACCCAGAGCTCACCGAACTCGTCGTCCGCCAACCCTGA
- a CDS encoding PQQ-dependent sugar dehydrogenase: MRRLSIMLSVALLGATVALTNTAVPTAAALPSGFSDELVADVNRPTAVEALPDGSVIVLEQGGTIQRITRAADGEATVTSMGSLTVCSNSERGLLGFTPDPDFFLSGYVYVYYTIPSTQPGGCHNRVSRFVMTATGLDVGSEFVLVDNISSNAGNHNGGDVEIGNDGHLYIAVGDAGRDPRNDSGSAGNNDAAQDLSLLNGKILRVDRATGRAVDGNPFTATGSGGVECRLRGNDTTTPNTPCQEIFASGLRNPYRFAFDPNTSATRFFINDVGQSTREEINEGKLNANYGWPEREGQCPQGDNPPCDEPRFGLTDPIEDYGRDRGLYITAGAFVPDGVWPAEFDGGYLFADGAFGDIWLRDADGDVDYDDPVVEAIQPTDMTFVHEPTGTALWYVQQDGEVHRVAAPSPVAAPDSGALRYEPLDAMDRRFDSREQTPAAPLRAGQTRLIDVDAPADAVAAMVNITLVRPAVSGSYATAWEPRTFRPTTSNVNAPGGSNVGNSSIVPLDADGRLMLYTSVTTGVVVDVAGFFFDAPDALAAGRFVALPPARLVDTRDPVSDTNEYGGIDGSDDVRVPVAGKLGVPSDLGQISAVAVVIAGINNEGSSGGFATAYPSGGDVPLASSVNVNGDNDVRANLAILPVGGADGSIDVLMQGVDNLTVDVAGYFTGDDSEVDGAGRFHLSAPTREYDSRTGEGPAGLGLSGTGTINPTVPDDASAIAQNLTLAPSGGRGFVTAYPTDPRPTVSSLNASGPGQIRGALGFVTLADDGSERIYASADNALVIDRFGWFE, encoded by the coding sequence ATGCGCCGACTCTCGATCATGCTGTCCGTCGCACTGCTCGGGGCGACCGTGGCGCTCACCAACACGGCCGTTCCGACGGCAGCAGCACTCCCCAGCGGGTTCTCCGACGAGCTGGTCGCCGACGTGAATCGGCCGACCGCGGTCGAAGCGCTCCCCGACGGATCGGTCATCGTGCTCGAACAGGGCGGCACGATCCAACGGATCACGAGGGCGGCCGATGGCGAGGCGACGGTCACCTCGATGGGGTCGCTCACCGTGTGCAGCAACAGCGAACGCGGGCTGCTCGGATTCACCCCCGACCCCGACTTCTTTCTCAGCGGCTACGTGTACGTCTACTACACGATCCCGTCGACGCAGCCCGGCGGATGCCACAACCGGGTGAGCCGCTTCGTGATGACCGCGACGGGCCTCGACGTCGGTTCTGAGTTCGTGCTCGTCGACAACATCTCCTCGAACGCCGGCAACCACAACGGCGGCGACGTCGAGATCGGCAACGACGGTCACCTCTACATCGCAGTCGGCGACGCCGGCCGCGACCCGCGCAACGATTCGGGCAGCGCCGGGAACAACGATGCCGCACAGGACCTGTCGCTGCTCAACGGCAAGATCCTGCGCGTCGACCGTGCCACCGGTCGGGCGGTCGACGGCAATCCGTTCACCGCAACCGGCTCGGGCGGCGTCGAATGCCGGCTCCGAGGCAACGACACCACGACCCCGAACACGCCGTGCCAGGAGATCTTCGCGTCGGGGTTGCGCAATCCGTACCGGTTCGCCTTCGACCCGAACACGAGCGCCACCCGCTTCTTCATCAACGACGTCGGCCAGAGCACCCGCGAGGAGATCAACGAGGGCAAGCTCAACGCCAACTACGGGTGGCCCGAGCGTGAAGGCCAGTGTCCGCAGGGCGACAACCCGCCGTGCGACGAACCGCGCTTCGGGTTGACCGATCCCATCGAGGACTACGGCCGCGACCGCGGCCTCTACATCACGGCCGGGGCCTTCGTGCCCGACGGCGTGTGGCCCGCGGAGTTCGACGGCGGCTACCTCTTCGCCGACGGAGCGTTCGGCGACATCTGGCTGCGCGATGCCGATGGCGACGTCGACTACGACGATCCGGTCGTCGAGGCGATCCAGCCCACCGACATGACCTTCGTCCACGAGCCGACCGGCACGGCGCTGTGGTATGTGCAACAAGACGGCGAAGTGCATCGTGTGGCGGCGCCGTCTCCGGTCGCCGCGCCCGATTCCGGAGCGTTGCGGTACGAACCGCTCGACGCGATGGATCGACGATTCGACTCGCGCGAGCAGACGCCGGCTGCTCCGTTGCGCGCCGGGCAGACCCGCCTGATCGACGTCGACGCGCCGGCTGACGCGGTGGCGGCGATGGTCAACATCACGTTGGTCCGCCCTGCGGTGTCGGGCTCGTACGCGACGGCGTGGGAGCCGCGAACGTTCCGACCGACCACCTCCAACGTCAACGCGCCGGGAGGTTCCAACGTCGGCAACTCGTCGATCGTGCCGCTCGATGCCGACGGTCGACTCATGCTCTACACGTCGGTCACGACCGGCGTGGTCGTCGACGTCGCCGGGTTCTTCTTCGACGCACCCGACGCGCTCGCTGCGGGTCGCTTCGTCGCCCTGCCGCCCGCTCGTCTCGTCGACACGCGCGACCCGGTCTCCGACACCAACGAGTACGGCGGCATCGACGGATCCGACGACGTGCGCGTTCCGGTGGCCGGCAAGCTCGGCGTACCGAGCGATCTCGGTCAGATCAGCGCCGTGGCGGTCGTGATCGCCGGCATCAACAACGAAGGGTCGAGCGGCGGATTCGCCACGGCCTACCCGAGCGGTGGCGACGTGCCGCTGGCGTCGAGTGTGAACGTCAACGGTGACAACGACGTGCGAGCCAACCTCGCGATCCTGCCGGTCGGTGGTGCCGACGGGTCGATCGACGTGCTGATGCAGGGCGTCGACAACCTCACGGTCGACGTGGCGGGGTACTTCACCGGCGACGATTCGGAAGTCGACGGCGCCGGACGCTTCCACCTGTCGGCACCGACCCGGGAGTACGACTCGCGGACGGGGGAGGGGCCGGCCGGGCTCGGACTCTCCGGCACCGGAACGATCAATCCGACCGTGCCCGACGACGCATCGGCGATCGCGCAGAACCTCACGCTCGCCCCGTCGGGAGGCCGCGGGTTCGTCACGGCGTATCCGACCGATCCTCGGCCGACGGTGTCGAGCCTCAACGCCAGCGGGCCGGGGCAGATCCGTGGCGCGCTCGGCTTCGTCACGCTCGCCGACGACGGGAGCGAACGCATCTACGCCTCGGCCGACAACGCGTTGGTCATCGACCGCTTCGGCTGGTTCGAGTAG